DNA from Daucus carota subsp. sativus chromosome 1, DH1 v3.0, whole genome shotgun sequence:
TCATATGCCAGAATATCAACAATATGCCTCCACCACTAATCATTCAGCACTACTTCAGCAGGCTACTGCAACTTCTTCAAAATGTCCTGCTTTCTTCAATTTAACTCCAGATCACCAGACCGGGAGTCACCTCGGAGACTATCCTCAATCTTTGCAGAAGGTAATTAAGATCACAGAAGAAGTACATATGTCATATGATActttttgaaatataacataagatcCATTTATAGCTTTCTTTAACacttaagattttagatggacTGGTTCTTAACATGTTATTAGAGGTCAGACTTGACGGATGTCTCAAGTTACTCTTTGTCACCCCCAGTATTCCTTAAGCTATGATAATAGTAAAACCTAAAGAGTTACAAGTTCTTCTAGTTCATGTATTGATGGAGCAATATTAGTTCAATGTTCAATATTATTAATTGCAATTTTGTTCAATgttcaatattatttaattgcaattttatttgttaattaggtCACTGAAAAGTCTGTGCTAGAGGGATCAAGTGCAGGGCATGTATTTTATGCTTCTTCTCCGCAAACAGAAGAAGATAATACCAAGGACCACAAGAAAATGGTTGATCATGAAAACATAAGTACGAGTACTGAAGGTGACGGATCAATGAGATGGATGTCCTCCAAAATGAGGGTGAAGAGAAAAATATTGCCTTCGAGTAATAACCATAGTGATCAGATCAATTTTTCTGACCACGGTAATAGCAGCACTGACGTGGTCGTTCGAGTATGTTCTGATTGTAACACAACCAGAACTCCTCTTTGGAGAGGTGGTCCTCGAGGTCCTAAGGTAATCTACCTGTGTACTAGTTTTATCTTTTCTGAACTTAAACACACGCTCTCAGGCTACGTTCACTTtgatggaatgaaatgaaatttgta
Protein-coding regions in this window:
- the LOC108198149 gene encoding putative GATA transcription factor 22; amino-acid sequence: MNPAYNFNSSASSFGFLDLNKDHMPEYQQYASTTNHSALLQQATATSSKCPAFFNLTPDHQTGSHLGDYPQSLQKVTEKSVLEGSSAGHVFYASSPQTEEDNTKDHKKMVDHENISTSTEGDGSMRWMSSKMRVKRKILPSSNNHSDQINFSDHGNSSTDVVVRVCSDCNTTRTPLWRGGPRGPKSLCNACGIRRRKARKAIALAAHNSIESVSKMDQHSSTRPSKFHKGKKLHTTYHDVTHSRQTTGNSKLSFEDFAMSLVNKKSAELFPGDEEEAAILLMTLSCSLISG